The following proteins are co-located in the Sporosarcina pasteurii genome:
- a CDS encoding rhodanese-like domain-containing protein — protein MFFKSFTDQNLAQNAYLVGCQRTGDAVIIDPPREFDHILAVAKEEGLRVTAAADTHIHADYISGARQLAVEHGAKLYLSDEGDKNWKYEYTDGIDVELVKEGSTFSVGNIDFEVWHTPGHTPESISFILTDRGGGATGPMGIFTGDFVFVGDVGRPDLLEEAAGIMGTADSGARDMFQSIERFKELPDHLVVWPGHGAGSACGKSLGSVPISTVGYEKQFNWALQFDDEELFVKELLKDQPEAPVYFAEMKKLNKVGPAVLKHEDIDVLSDTASFEAAMVQDNTLVIDTRAAAVVEKNLVPGSINIPFNKSFTNWAGWLAKYDEQLLLIAEEENREKVVIALQSIGLDNIVAIVDPIALEGLTLQSYDTLSVEAFMEEMKAPNTFVVDVRNDAEWHDGHLEEANHLFLGKLRTTEIPAQKKLLIHCQSGVRSAIAATVLKARGFKDVVQLDGGYNALGS, from the coding sequence ATGTTTTTTAAATCATTCACAGATCAAAACTTAGCGCAAAATGCTTACTTGGTAGGTTGTCAGAGAACAGGTGATGCGGTGATTATTGACCCTCCACGTGAGTTTGATCATATTTTAGCTGTTGCCAAAGAGGAAGGTTTACGTGTGACAGCTGCAGCAGATACACATATTCATGCGGATTATATTTCGGGTGCACGTCAGCTCGCTGTTGAACATGGAGCGAAATTGTATTTGTCTGATGAAGGGGATAAAAACTGGAAGTACGAATACACAGATGGCATCGATGTGGAATTGGTAAAAGAGGGGTCTACATTTTCTGTTGGGAACATCGACTTTGAAGTATGGCATACGCCAGGACATACCCCGGAGAGTATTTCGTTCATCTTAACGGACCGTGGTGGCGGTGCGACGGGGCCGATGGGGATTTTCACTGGTGACTTCGTTTTCGTTGGCGATGTAGGACGCCCGGATTTATTGGAAGAGGCGGCAGGCATTATGGGAACGGCTGATAGTGGGGCGCGTGACATGTTCCAGTCAATTGAACGCTTTAAAGAGTTACCAGATCATTTAGTTGTCTGGCCGGGCCATGGTGCAGGTTCTGCTTGCGGAAAGTCACTTGGGTCTGTTCCGATTTCAACAGTAGGATACGAAAAACAATTCAACTGGGCACTTCAGTTTGACGATGAAGAATTGTTCGTGAAGGAATTGTTGAAAGATCAGCCAGAAGCACCTGTTTATTTTGCAGAAATGAAAAAGCTAAACAAGGTTGGCCCTGCTGTTTTAAAGCATGAAGACATTGATGTGCTGTCAGATACGGCATCATTTGAAGCTGCAATGGTCCAAGACAATACCCTTGTCATTGATACAAGAGCGGCTGCTGTCGTGGAGAAAAACCTTGTACCAGGATCCATTAACATTCCTTTCAATAAATCATTTACAAATTGGGCGGGCTGGTTAGCAAAATACGATGAGCAATTGCTTTTAATTGCAGAGGAAGAAAATCGTGAAAAAGTCGTGATTGCATTACAGTCTATCGGACTGGATAATATTGTGGCTATCGTTGACCCAATCGCATTGGAAGGGTTGACGTTGCAATCCTATGACACACTGTCTGTTGAGGCATTTATGGAAGAAATGAAAGCACCGAACACATTTGTAGTGGATGTGAGAAACGATGCTGAGTGGCATGACGGCCATTTAGAAGAAGCGAACCATCTGTTTCTTGGGAAATTACGTACGACTGAAATTCCAGCGCAGAAAAAACTGCTCATTCATTGTCAAAGTGGTGTGAGATCCGCAATTGCCGCGACTGTGTTAAAAGCACGTGGTTTCAAGGATGTCGTGCAACTTGATGGCGGGTACAACGCTTTAGGGAGCTAG
- a CDS encoding DsbA family oxidoreductase, protein MKVEVWSDVACPFCYIGKRKFEEALDQFPHKNQVHIVFKSFELDPHAQLYDGKSYFEKLSSKSGMRIGQAKHFSASIALQAENIGLKFNFEELKSTNTFDAHRLIKFGKFHGIETTIIEKLYYAYFTESKDIGDIEILADIAEASGLERSEALEVLRDKTLYANDVRLDESDAKQSGITGVPYYIFNQKHTISGAQPTQAFVRILQKVWEEENAEPNLESISSDSDGAFCTDDSNSCLP, encoded by the coding sequence ATGAAAGTTGAGGTTTGGTCAGATGTAGCATGTCCATTTTGTTATATTGGAAAGCGTAAATTTGAAGAGGCGTTGGATCAATTCCCCCATAAGAATCAAGTGCATATAGTGTTTAAAAGCTTTGAACTAGATCCACATGCACAATTATACGATGGGAAAAGCTATTTCGAAAAACTATCCTCGAAGTCTGGCATGAGAATTGGACAGGCAAAACACTTTTCTGCAAGTATCGCCCTACAAGCAGAGAATATTGGCTTAAAGTTCAATTTTGAAGAGCTGAAATCAACGAATACGTTCGATGCCCATCGTTTAATAAAGTTCGGCAAGTTTCATGGAATAGAAACAACGATTATAGAAAAATTATATTATGCCTACTTCACTGAATCCAAGGACATCGGGGATATTGAAATACTTGCGGATATCGCGGAAGCATCAGGTTTAGAAAGAAGTGAAGCTTTAGAGGTTCTACGTGACAAGACTCTTTATGCAAATGACGTCAGGTTAGACGAGAGTGATGCGAAGCAATCTGGGATTACCGGAGTTCCTTATTACATTTTCAATCAAAAACATACGATTTCAGGTGCACAGCCGACACAAGCATTTGTGAGGATACTTCAAAAAGTTTGGGAAGAGGAAAATGCTGAACCAAATTTGGAGAGCATTTCATCAGACAGTGATGGGGCGTTTTGTACTGATGACAGTAACAGCTGTCTTCCCTGA
- a CDS encoding TIGR04104 family putative zinc finger protein, whose amino-acid sequence MPVCENCKSKWSWKQTIKKTTTLNPAMACPNCREKQYQTQSSKNKVSLLTAIVLLPLLLRSFFDIPKIVLLSSIPLLAVIVLLLFPFLVKLSSEEEYII is encoded by the coding sequence ATGCCTGTCTGTGAAAATTGCAAGAGCAAGTGGAGCTGGAAACAAACGATTAAAAAGACGACAACATTGAACCCTGCAATGGCTTGTCCTAATTGCAGGGAAAAACAATATCAAACACAATCGTCAAAAAACAAAGTGAGCCTCTTAACTGCTATTGTTTTATTGCCACTTCTACTTCGTAGTTTCTTTGATATTCCAAAAATTGTACTTCTGAGCTCAATCCCTCTTTTAGCCGTGATTGTCTTACTTCTGTTTCCATTTTTAGTGAAGCTTAGTAGCGAGGAAGAATATATTATATGA
- a CDS encoding NUDIX hydrolase: MVYTPPKHILSAATIVLNEENEILLIKGPRRGWEMPGGQVEEGESLKDAAIRETKEESGIDVEILKFCGIFQNVERSICNTLFLAKPIGGKPTTSPESLEVGYFPIEKALAIVNVSNFRQRIEYCLDESMHPFYVAF, encoded by the coding sequence ATGGTTTACACACCGCCAAAACATATCCTCTCAGCAGCAACCATTGTGCTGAATGAAGAAAATGAGATTCTATTAATTAAAGGACCGCGAAGAGGATGGGAAATGCCAGGTGGTCAGGTTGAGGAAGGAGAATCTTTGAAAGACGCCGCCATTAGAGAAACGAAAGAAGAGTCTGGGATTGATGTGGAGATTTTGAAGTTTTGTGGCATATTTCAAAACGTAGAACGATCCATTTGTAATACCCTGTTCCTTGCAAAACCTATTGGCGGCAAGCCGACAACTTCCCCAGAAAGCTTGGAAGTGGGGTATTTCCCTATCGAAAAAGCACTAGCAATAGTTAACGTAAGCAACTTTAGACAAAGGATTGAATATTGTTTGGATGAAAGTATGCATCCATTTTACGTTGCATTTTAA
- a CDS encoding DUF817 domain-containing protein: MGAFKQLFHFGWEQALSCVFPVVIFGSLALTKVISLPFLPRYDWLLIIFLFMQWWMVRSRLETKDELKVITLFHIIGLALEIFKVNMGSWSYPEEGFFKVFGVPLYSGFMYASVASYLCQAWRRLNVELVKWPPFFVVVPLATAIYLNFFIHHFWVDIRWWLAGLVMIVFLRSWVLYEVNGARYRMPLALSFVLIGFFIWVAENIATFFNAWEYPNQADAWSLVHLGKMSSWVLLVIVSFLIVATLKQIKKKYRHG; the protein is encoded by the coding sequence GTGGGCGCATTCAAACAACTTTTTCATTTCGGTTGGGAGCAGGCTTTGTCTTGTGTATTTCCTGTTGTGATTTTCGGGAGTCTAGCTTTAACGAAAGTAATCTCCCTTCCTTTTTTGCCAAGGTATGATTGGCTGCTGATTATCTTTCTTTTCATGCAATGGTGGATGGTGCGTTCTCGGCTTGAAACGAAAGATGAATTAAAAGTGATTACGTTGTTTCATATCATTGGTTTAGCACTTGAAATTTTTAAAGTGAATATGGGCTCCTGGTCCTATCCCGAGGAAGGGTTTTTCAAAGTTTTTGGCGTGCCTTTGTATAGCGGATTTATGTACGCAAGTGTGGCGAGTTATCTTTGTCAGGCATGGAGGCGTTTGAACGTTGAACTCGTTAAGTGGCCGCCTTTTTTCGTCGTCGTTCCCCTTGCAACCGCGATATACTTGAATTTTTTCATTCACCACTTCTGGGTTGACATTCGATGGTGGTTAGCTGGGCTTGTCATGATTGTCTTTTTACGGTCCTGGGTTTTGTATGAGGTTAATGGAGCTCGTTATCGTATGCCGCTTGCCCTATCATTTGTGCTCATCGGATTTTTCATATGGGTGGCGGAAAACATTGCGACATTCTTTAATGCTTGGGAATACCCGAATCAAGCCGACGCATGGAGTCTAGTCCATCTGGGAAAAATGAGTTCGTGGGTATTATTAGTTATTGTTAGTTTTCTTATTGTGGCTACGTTAAAACAGATAAAGAAGAAGTATAGACATGGGTGA
- a CDS encoding helix-turn-helix transcriptional regulator, with product MAIVIKIDVMLAKRKMSVTELTERVGLTMANISILKNGKAKAVRLSTLDKICKALDCQPGDILEYKVEEEIAGEK from the coding sequence ATGGCGATTGTGATTAAAATAGATGTGATGTTAGCCAAAAGAAAAATGAGTGTTACCGAACTTACAGAGAGAGTTGGCCTCACGATGGCGAATATTTCTATTTTGAAAAATGGCAAGGCAAAGGCAGTCCGTTTATCAACATTGGATAAGATCTGTAAAGCTTTGGACTGTCAGCCAGGTGATATTTTGGAATATAAAGTGGAGGAAGAGATTGCGGGCGAAAAATAA
- a CDS encoding DUF2975 domain-containing protein, protein MKQVSTLFLRIAVIFIGLPVLAMCIFLVPGIGNVAGQLLPEFASVKYFVFFLFYGSALPFYFALYQALKLLSYIDKGKAFSQISVEALKKIKYCAISISSFHVLLLPLFYLFAEMDDAPGVIFVGVVVPFASMIIAVFAAVLQRLLQEAIQIKSENDLTV, encoded by the coding sequence ATGAAACAAGTATCAACACTTTTTTTACGAATTGCCGTTATTTTTATTGGGCTTCCAGTTCTCGCGATGTGTATATTTTTAGTGCCTGGAATTGGGAATGTTGCAGGACAGTTATTACCGGAATTTGCATCTGTTAAATACTTCGTGTTCTTTCTTTTTTATGGTTCTGCGCTACCTTTTTACTTTGCCTTGTATCAGGCGCTGAAACTATTAAGTTACATTGACAAGGGTAAAGCCTTCTCGCAAATCTCCGTAGAAGCTTTAAAGAAAATAAAATACTGTGCCATTTCGATAAGTAGTTTCCATGTGCTTCTTCTGCCACTTTTTTATTTATTTGCCGAAATGGATGATGCCCCGGGAGTCATTTTTGTAGGGGTAGTTGTTCCGTTTGCTTCGATGATTATCGCTGTCTTTGCGGCTGTTTTACAGAGGCTTTTACAAGAAGCAATTCAAATAAAATCTGAAAATGATTTAACGGTCTGA
- a CDS encoding ferritin-like domain-containing protein, whose product MYYLGNCVYPGYNPQEFQKSLELMFEAVQGEKEDRLFYEYLISIAPKQADKEIIASIRDDEIRHNLMFKQMYLYYTGQEITDITEEDFKKPASYVDGIQQALFGELKAVEKYREIRKGLPDRHHRDLVFEILTDELKHASKYNFLYTENRTNGRVQNEPNAEKTPDDWVRYTAYLVEKAQEDVNRGINLTHILQEFILMGVLVGKGYSPQQAYETVETWERTGESKLLQESKDRT is encoded by the coding sequence GTGTACTATTTAGGGAACTGTGTTTATCCAGGATACAATCCGCAAGAGTTTCAAAAGTCATTGGAATTGATGTTTGAGGCAGTTCAGGGAGAAAAGGAAGACCGGCTCTTTTACGAGTATTTGATATCCATCGCTCCGAAACAGGCAGATAAAGAGATAATTGCATCCATTCGAGATGATGAAATTAGACACAATTTAATGTTCAAGCAAATGTATTTATATTATACGGGTCAAGAAATAACGGATATCACTGAAGAAGATTTTAAGAAGCCAGCATCCTATGTAGACGGAATTCAACAAGCTCTTTTTGGCGAGTTAAAAGCGGTAGAAAAGTATAGGGAGATACGAAAAGGTTTGCCAGATCGTCATCATCGGGATTTAGTATTTGAAATACTAACTGATGAACTGAAACATGCGTCCAAATATAACTTTCTCTACACGGAAAATCGGACGAATGGTCGTGTCCAAAATGAACCAAATGCCGAAAAAACACCTGATGATTGGGTTAGATACACAGCATATTTAGTCGAGAAAGCGCAAGAAGATGTAAATAGGGGGATTAATTTAACCCACATTTTGCAAGAGTTTATCTTGATGGGGGTACTCGTGGGCAAAGGATATTCACCCCAGCAAGCATATGAAACTGTAGAAACTTGGGAGCGAACGGGAGAATCTAAGCTCCTACAGGAGAGTAAGGATAGAACCTGA
- a CDS encoding DMT family transporter, giving the protein MVNKSGSTGKAYLLLIIGIIFLAFTAPWVKQSNFDPATSVILRCSIGGLALLPFAIREAKKLGPLNRTGVILSLVAGLFLGIDFTAWNYSIYYVGSGIASILLNLQIIILPALAFLIDKERVPRSFFIIAPIMILGIVLSGGIIGGGGETGGPTTIHGMPIALIGTLEGSLSGICYGIYLYTSRKATKVNRGQFIQPMLWASIAQLVAPAFVMLFLSHRGFDVTHGVMVNGVLPMNPETTLGDPITAMNWFWMFVLAIAGQAMAWTFVQYGSVRLNSTIVAGLLLLSPISTVAIIAVVLFGEIPNFIQVIGIIIVLGAVAYQNGLLSKLKGVKSTGEP; this is encoded by the coding sequence ATGGTTAATAAAAGTGGGTCAACTGGTAAGGCGTACTTGCTCCTTATCATTGGTATCATCTTTCTCGCGTTTACTGCCCCTTGGGTGAAACAATCGAATTTCGACCCAGCAACGTCCGTTATCCTACGATGTTCAATTGGGGGGCTAGCTCTACTTCCATTCGCCATTAGAGAGGCAAAAAAACTCGGTCCGCTCAATAGAACCGGGGTCATTCTATCCCTTGTCGCAGGTCTGTTTCTCGGAATAGACTTTACGGCCTGGAACTATTCCATCTACTACGTTGGCTCAGGTATCGCCTCAATCCTGCTCAATCTACAGATCATTATTTTACCTGCACTTGCATTTCTAATTGACAAGGAAAGAGTTCCAAGAAGCTTCTTTATTATTGCACCGATTATGATACTAGGCATTGTTTTGTCTGGTGGCATCATTGGCGGCGGTGGGGAAACAGGAGGACCAACCACCATACACGGAATGCCTATTGCCCTTATCGGGACCCTTGAAGGTAGTTTATCCGGCATCTGCTACGGGATCTACCTCTATACGAGCCGTAAAGCAACCAAGGTGAACAGGGGACAGTTTATCCAACCAATGCTATGGGCGAGTATTGCCCAACTAGTAGCCCCTGCGTTTGTCATGTTATTTTTATCCCACCGCGGCTTCGATGTGACGCACGGTGTGATGGTTAATGGTGTGCTTCCAATGAATCCAGAAACCACCCTTGGTGATCCAATCACCGCCATGAACTGGTTTTGGATGTTTGTCTTAGCTATAGCGGGACAAGCTATGGCGTGGACGTTTGTCCAGTATGGTTCCGTTCGGTTGAATTCTACAATTGTCGCAGGACTCTTGTTGCTCAGTCCGATTTCTACGGTCGCGATCATTGCCGTCGTTCTCTTCGGTGAAATCCCGAACTTTATTCAGGTCATTGGTATTATTATTGTTCTCGGAGCAGTTGCCTATCAGAATGGGCTCTTGAGTAAGTTGAAAGGCGTAAAATCGACTGGAGAACCTTAA
- a CDS encoding FG-GAP-like repeat-containing protein, with translation MYVNNPYGYRQGEIVSGAYGDVNGDGVTDYVYLTAVQSVDPSSPYVEQITLNIQDGLTKNVYVIPLDESGNSGYEPTVFLGDFTKDGIMDILISIQSGGSGAFTFNYIYSFVNNRARKLFDFEQYNQLNQYTVTYLNQYKISVQSLATGQTYLIDISGRGADYLSRIYNEDGMLKEPITGMADGVSGFYPVDMDRDGVYEVQAYQKISGLYHADSFGYVINTLQWDGQKFAIWQQWMAIFGNE, from the coding sequence GTGTATGTAAATAATCCCTATGGCTACAGACAAGGGGAAATAGTTAGCGGTGCTTATGGTGATGTGAATGGTGATGGGGTGACAGATTACGTATATTTGACGGCAGTACAGTCGGTAGATCCGTCGAGTCCCTATGTCGAGCAGATTACATTAAATATTCAAGATGGTTTAACAAAAAATGTATATGTCATTCCGCTAGATGAAAGCGGTAATTCAGGTTACGAACCAACTGTCTTCCTTGGGGATTTTACGAAGGATGGCATCATGGATATTCTGATTTCCATTCAATCAGGCGGATCCGGCGCATTTACGTTTAATTATATTTATTCATTCGTTAATAATCGAGCTAGGAAATTGTTTGACTTTGAGCAATATAATCAGCTAAATCAGTACACCGTCACTTATTTGAATCAATATAAAATCAGTGTTCAAAGTTTAGCAACAGGGCAAACGTATTTAATTGATATTAGTGGCAGAGGTGCTGATTATCTTTCGCGAATTTACAATGAAGATGGGATGTTAAAAGAACCAATTACAGGTATGGCTGATGGGGTTAGTGGATTCTATCCAGTTGATATGGACCGCGATGGTGTGTATGAAGTTCAGGCCTATCAAAAAATTAGCGGGCTTTACCATGCAGATTCATTTGGGTATGTCATTAATACATTGCAATGGGATGGACAAAAGTTTGCAATATGGCAGCAATGGATGGCGATTTTTGGCAATGAGTAA
- a CDS encoding amidase, translating to MAELAFMPAAKLAPLIESKQLSPVELTRLMLERIDQYDGDIRAYITPLPEHALAQARLAEREIMSGIYKGALHGIPMGIKDNFYTKDIHTTNGSKLFMNFIPGQTATAAEKLLGAGGIMLGKLNMHELAAGSTGTNPFFGNTRNPWNLEYMPGGSSGGSAASLAAGLATLATGTDTFGSIRLPAAMCGVYGLKPTYGLVSTYGVFPTAWSMDTAGPMARSVADLAIMLNYMAGFDPNDPASLHVPMINYEADLKKDMSGIKIGVPTHYMEGLDADVEKLFQHAMETLNGLGAEIKEIEIPELTLSTFAGYATVTGEAATFHEEWLKSYAEDYSQDIRTFFLTGAMTMSPQYNRAQQIRRKMTQAFEQAFFNVDILLGPTIPIATPPYSEHWVDQNLEIVKRIMPFTAPINLTGVPSLAVPMGVDREGLPAGMQFIGKHLSEKKLLQVGATWEGTEPLRKTLAIK from the coding sequence ATGGCAGAATTAGCATTTATGCCTGCCGCTAAGCTTGCTCCGTTAATAGAATCAAAACAACTCTCTCCGGTAGAGTTGACACGCTTAATGTTAGAACGTATCGACCAATACGACGGGGATATTAGGGCCTATATTACGCCTCTTCCCGAACATGCACTTGCGCAAGCGAGACTAGCGGAGCGTGAAATTATGTCAGGGATTTACAAGGGAGCTCTGCATGGAATCCCAATGGGTATTAAAGATAATTTTTATACAAAAGACATACACACGACTAACGGTTCAAAACTTTTTATGAATTTTATCCCTGGGCAAACGGCGACAGCTGCAGAGAAGCTACTAGGGGCAGGGGGAATCATGCTTGGAAAATTGAATATGCATGAACTTGCTGCTGGTTCAACAGGTACGAATCCATTTTTCGGGAATACGCGAAATCCGTGGAATTTAGAGTATATGCCTGGTGGTTCGAGCGGTGGAAGTGCCGCTTCTTTAGCAGCTGGGTTAGCAACGCTCGCAACGGGTACAGACACTTTCGGTTCGATACGCTTGCCGGCAGCTATGTGCGGTGTGTATGGTTTGAAGCCGACGTATGGATTAGTTAGCACCTACGGGGTTTTCCCGACTGCTTGGTCAATGGATACCGCTGGCCCAATGGCGAGGTCAGTTGCAGATTTAGCCATCATGCTCAATTACATGGCGGGTTTTGATCCAAACGATCCGGCAAGCTTGCATGTGCCGATGATAAATTATGAAGCAGATTTAAAGAAGGATATGAGCGGAATCAAGATCGGCGTGCCGACTCATTATATGGAGGGTTTAGATGCTGATGTAGAAAAACTTTTTCAACATGCAATGGAAACTCTAAACGGTTTAGGAGCTGAAATAAAAGAAATAGAGATACCAGAACTAACATTATCGACATTCGCAGGCTATGCGACGGTTACTGGAGAAGCCGCTACTTTTCATGAAGAGTGGTTAAAGAGTTACGCCGAAGACTATTCTCAAGATATCCGAACATTTTTTCTAACAGGCGCGATGACAATGAGTCCGCAATATAATAGGGCCCAGCAAATTAGAAGAAAAATGACACAAGCATTTGAACAAGCATTTTTTAATGTTGATATTTTACTTGGACCGACGATACCGATTGCAACGCCGCCTTACAGCGAGCATTGGGTCGACCAAAACTTAGAAATTGTGAAACGAATCATGCCATTCACCGCACCTATCAACCTAACAGGCGTACCAAGTCTGGCAGTTCCGATGGGAGTTGACCGGGAAGGATTACCTGCTGGCATGCAGTTTATTGGAAAGCATCTTTCTGAGAAGAAGTTGCTGCAAGTCGGGGCTACGTGGGAAGGGACTGAGCCGTTAAGGAAGACTTTGGCAATTAAATAA
- a CDS encoding NUDIX hydrolase, which translates to MEPKWLEWAKQLQSIAQVGLTYSKDVFDLERFELIRNISVEMMSQQTEIDKTVIKDLFANETGYATPKVDIRSVVFKDNKILMVRENTDGDWSLPGGWGDIGLTPSEVAVKETKEESGFDVKAVKLIGILDKKCHPHPPSPYHVYKIFIQCEIIGGQPKEGIETSAVEFFAENELPSLSVARNTKSQIQLAFKHLYNSQEAIYFD; encoded by the coding sequence ATGGAACCTAAATGGCTTGAATGGGCAAAACAGCTACAATCTATTGCACAGGTAGGATTAACTTATTCCAAAGACGTTTTTGATTTGGAAAGATTTGAGTTGATCAGGAATATAAGCGTTGAAATGATGTCGCAACAAACGGAAATAGACAAGACAGTAATAAAAGATTTGTTTGCTAATGAAACTGGCTATGCTACCCCAAAAGTTGATATTAGATCTGTTGTATTTAAGGATAATAAGATTTTAATGGTTAGGGAAAATACTGACGGAGATTGGTCTTTACCGGGTGGTTGGGGCGATATTGGATTAACTCCAAGTGAAGTTGCGGTCAAAGAAACAAAAGAAGAATCAGGGTTTGATGTTAAAGCAGTAAAATTGATAGGTATACTTGATAAGAAGTGCCACCCACATCCTCCTTCTCCATATCACGTTTATAAAATATTTATCCAATGTGAAATTATCGGAGGTCAACCAAAAGAAGGAATCGAAACAAGTGCGGTTGAGTTTTTTGCTGAAAATGAACTACCGTCATTATCAGTAGCTAGAAATACCAAATCACAAATTCAATTGGCTTTTAAACATTTATATAATTCACAAGAAGCTATATATTTTGATTGA
- a CDS encoding SLC13 family permease — protein sequence MTNRLRADLVALLALLAFVVTGILQPAEALSGFSNSVVIMIAALFVVGAGILRTGLAQMAGNLLLRYAGDSEKRLFLLLLLIVAFVGAFMSNTGTVALMMPIVVSIAIRIGSSPSKYLLPLSYVASFSGLLTLIASPPNLIVSQMLLENGFERLSFFQITPIGLIGVAIGIMYLYMVRNRVVPKEARKGSGQSSHTLSPKRLARDYALGGKLLVVKVPPASAIVGKRLTQLKIPVRFQLCVLKIKRKSLEGTLKFLPMTFHEMAGPLSAIEGNDILYIQGTKEQATHFAEAYGLELLGEPSEPEELVSKELGIAEVLLTPNSSLINQDIRAVGFREKYNLNIIGLKRQGKQVMQDVTKLRLRFGDALLVQGTWDAIELLARETNDVVVVGQPQEHASTASANGKAWVAGMIMVLMVVLMIAEVFPAFVTVLIAAVLMVLTGCVRNMNDAYGQINWESIVLIAAMLPMATALEKSGGMQLLADGIIQLLGGFGAIGVLAGIYFMTMLFGQFISNTATAVLFAPIALNAAMALGANPYAFLIIVAVGASMSFATPVASPTNALVMTAGGYSFRDFAKIGVPLQLIMFIVMMIAVPLLFPL from the coding sequence ATGACGAATCGGTTACGCGCCGATCTTGTTGCATTACTTGCACTGTTGGCGTTTGTTGTGACAGGGATTTTGCAGCCGGCAGAGGCGTTATCGGGTTTTTCGAATTCCGTCGTCATTATGATTGCTGCACTTTTTGTTGTGGGTGCGGGCATTTTACGTACAGGGCTCGCGCAAATGGCGGGCAACCTTTTACTTCGGTATGCGGGAGATAGTGAAAAACGATTATTTTTGTTGCTTTTATTAATTGTCGCCTTTGTCGGTGCATTTATGAGTAACACGGGTACAGTTGCATTGATGATGCCGATTGTTGTTAGCATTGCGATTCGCATCGGAAGCAGCCCTTCGAAATATTTGCTGCCACTGTCGTACGTTGCCAGCTTTTCAGGTTTATTGACCTTGATTGCTTCACCGCCAAACTTAATCGTTTCGCAAATGTTACTGGAAAACGGTTTTGAGCGACTTAGCTTTTTTCAAATTACACCGATTGGCTTAATCGGCGTCGCGATTGGCATTATGTATTTGTACATGGTTCGGAATCGAGTCGTTCCGAAAGAGGCGCGCAAAGGAAGTGGTCAATCGTCGCATACTTTATCGCCGAAGCGATTGGCTAGGGACTATGCGCTAGGTGGCAAATTGTTGGTCGTGAAGGTGCCGCCTGCGTCTGCAATTGTCGGAAAGCGGTTGACGCAGTTGAAAATTCCTGTTCGTTTTCAGCTATGTGTGTTGAAAATTAAACGAAAATCACTTGAAGGAACGTTGAAATTTTTACCGATGACGTTTCACGAAATGGCAGGGCCATTAAGTGCAATCGAGGGCAATGATATTTTGTACATACAAGGAACGAAAGAACAGGCAACGCATTTTGCAGAGGCGTATGGACTTGAACTGTTGGGGGAACCGTCGGAGCCGGAGGAATTGGTATCCAAGGAATTGGGGATTGCGGAAGTGTTATTAACGCCAAACTCCAGCCTGATCAATCAAGACATACGTGCAGTTGGATTCCGAGAAAAATACAATTTGAATATTATCGGCTTGAAAAGACAAGGTAAACAAGTGATGCAAGACGTGACGAAATTGCGCCTGCGATTTGGTGACGCTTTACTTGTTCAAGGAACTTGGGATGCGATTGAGTTGCTAGCGCGTGAAACGAATGATGTCGTTGTTGTCGGACAGCCGCAAGAACATGCGAGTACTGCTTCGGCGAACGGAAAAGCATGGGTTGCGGGCATGATTATGGTTCTTATGGTTGTGCTGATGATTGCTGAAGTATTTCCGGCATTCGTCACAGTACTCATCGCTGCTGTACTGATGGTGTTAACAGGCTGCGTGCGAAATATGAACGATGCTTACGGGCAAATTAACTGGGAAAGTATTGTGTTAATTGCGGCCATGCTGCCAATGGCGACGGCACTTGAGAAGTCAGGCGGGATGCAGTTATTGGCGGATGGGATCATTCAGTTGCTCGGCGGATTCGGGGCGATTGGGGTCCTTGCCGGAATTTATTTTATGACAATGCTGTTTGGTCAATTCATTAGTAACACGGCAACCGCGGTTTTATTTGCCCCGATTGCTTTGAATGCCGCGATGGCGCTCGGTGCAAATCCATATGCGTTTCTGATTATCGTGGCGGTTGGCGCAAGCATGTCATTTGCAACACCGGTCGCCTCACCGACGAATGCACTTGTCATGACTGCAGGTGGCTATTCATTCCGCGACTTTGCAAAAATAGGTGTTCCGTTACAACTTATTATGTTCATCGTCATGATGATTGCGGTGCCGCTTTTGTTTCCGTTGTAG